ACCCTTTTCCTTGCTCAATACTCTTTCCTGTCTAATTGAGTCTAGCCTTCTTTTTCTGACTTGATTAAAATCACACGACTTAAGTTTATGCgaactctttattttttataaagttaagTTAACAACCCTGGTGATTTTAGAATTGGTGAGGAAGATATGATTAGCAAATTACAAGATTCTTTTTtatgtgatatatatgtacttaTGATTCCCAAAAAAGGATGTGCTTACGACCAGCTTTTTGCCACATATGGATAAATCTTTGGCAATATATATGGCTCGATTGGATTTTGAGTTTAATGGCCTTTCATAGATTATGCTAAAATTGGAGTATTTTCAATAGGTTTGATCACTGACTTAACTGGGTGCTTTACAAAGAGTTATGGTAAGGCATActgtttatcaaaaaaaataaaattgtaaggCATACAACTTCATACAAGATATGAAGATATCATATCGAGGTAGAAACAGGATCGCGAGTACTATACAAAGAATTATTAGAGAATTCAACAGATATATGTTCAAGATAATACAAAGTACGATAGTGTTAAAAATACCTTCAAGTCTTCAACCATTTATACATCATGCGAcagattattattatacaattCCTTAGAAgtataattaaaacaaaataaatagttgtATTTTAGTGAAACTAGCCATATTGAATTTTGATCCGTTAATTACAGTTCTATAACAATacgaaaattaaataattgtcaataattacaaaaatgatCAAGATCAATGGATTACAAGGATTCAATGGGAGGACAAAGCCACTAAAGTTACTGTTTTATATTTAGCTGTGCTGCAATCATATGTCGATGAAACTTTAACTTTCATTACTAAAAATTTTCATCTTTACTGGGTTTCCACactaaatttgtttcttctttgcttgtcTATTCCCTCAAACTAAATCATCATGGTTTGGGTGGGTCAAAGATTGCAACGGCTCTTCTCTGTCTATGCTTAACCCTTAATTAGTGTACGCTTTGATGTCCTTTGAGATGGTTCTTACTTCTTAGCTATTTTGCTTGTATACAGTTGTTGAAGCTGgtagaaaaaaacgaaagaaagaGATCTCTATTGGCACTTCTTGGCGGGAAAATAACAAATGCAAACATGGAAATTTGGGTTTGCCTGATCTAGAAATACAAAACgaagatgtttttgtttgtttgttttttttcggAACTTTAAACAGGAAAAAATTGTATAGATCATGAATCTTACAAtggtatatataatagaatattttgtttcatgaaGCGATATGTGTTTTGTTCCTCGATTATCATGTCTTGCTATGGTTCTTATCTATACACTAATGAATGTTTCTTCTCTACTAAGTAGTAATTAAGTGCTATACGGGAGGGTCGTTTCGATTATTCGATATatagttatttcttttttcttagatacttattttgatttctatgATGCAAATAGTAGTATAAATATGCATTAATGCAATTATCTTCGCTTTCTTCCTTTCTAAGACGAATTGCTTAGCTTCTCGTTATTGTCTTTGagttgtttctctctctctctctctattttgcAGCAACGTGAGGCTGTGTCTTTCCATGAGCAAGTGGTGAATCAATTTTCTCAGAGGTTATGTGTTTGGAGAAGTTATATTCACAACATCtccaaaaatatgtatttaaGACCATTTCAGGGATATCAAATTGgtcaaaatttagaaaattgaaacttCAAGAAActacattttaatatatatactttctctTTAACCACGTAACCATTTCCTATTCCCattattcttataaaaatCGTTCCACATTTCTGTATGTCCGTTAATGATTTTATGcaatctaaaaaaaactatactatTTTATATTGTGAGTTGTTGTTTTATTCAATTACCAATAATGTACtatttagttgtttttaaaaaatggctAAATATGTTAGgcacaaaattaaagataCCTTCTACTATCATATTTGCCAAACACATATTTCCTTTCCTTATCCTCTTTAAACCATTACTCAAACACACcttattttgttcttatatattttgaatatccaaatttagtttttttcaaatatctcTATTGATTATTACCATATATGATTTGTTGAAATTTATGTACATttaatgctttgatttttttaaatgcactttacatttctatataaaacattacatatatatatatatacatatattaaaatgtagtcatttgaaatattatacataaaattatttataagattggaaagcataaaattaaatattataaatgatcattcataaaattaaatagcaTAAGATTTACCTAGACTAGCAGGCAATTTTACCtagttttggttaaaacttacAATGTATCTCTCTTTCATAAAAAGTGTAATTTTGACACATTTCACACATTAAAAATGAGttaaacatacaaatatacCCTTATTTAATATACCCCTAATTATACCATAATgatttaaatagaaaatttcttttagCTTTAGACAAGAGGAAAATCTGAAAACTAGTTAAAATGTAAACGATATtattttgtgaattgtgaaaCGGATAGAATTGAACAagagttgagaaaaaaaaacggatACAATTTGAGCTTTTATTCTTGAAAGACAAagagttaacaaaaaaaaaatcaatcatgAGTATTTCAAGTATTCTTTTATATTAACAGTAAATTAAATACATATCATTATTTCGATTGACAATAAAGTTCAttaaatgtaattaaaaaaaaatcacaacgTTTCGTTTTGTGgtcaataaaatattgaagaaatttgaaaGGGCGCTCACGACACGTTTCGTATAgcctctttttatttttcaacttattATAAAAACTgtcaaagaggaagaaaatctAGCGAGAAGATCTCTGGTCGTCAAATTgaaggttcttcttcttcctctctatCTCTACTAGGTAATCTCTAACCTAATCTCTGAACTCTCTTTCATACTTTGGATtatgtttgattaattaataataaattaatagtgTAGCTTTGTCCGAAATATAGGGTTTCCGGGAGAAGTCATGGCTAGAACCGAAGTCTCAGGGAAAGATAGGTTAAGCGATTTACCGTGTCATTTGCTATGTCGCATCCTCTCTAATCTCTCTACCAAGGAATCGGTTCGTACTAGCGTTTTGTCCCCTCGTTGGAGTAATCTCTGGTCGcttgtttctgttttggatttggatttccaAGATTTTAAAGGTGAACACGACATGGGAGAATTCATAGATAGCTTTATGGAATATCACGAAGAGTTAGGCTTGAAGTTGAAGAGCTTCAATATGTTTTATGATGCTAATGAGCACTTGCATGAGCCATTTGTGAGGAGGCTAAATAAAGTGGTTAGGCGTGGAGTTTGTGATCTGAATATTCAGAATATGGTGGATGTTGATGTAGCATTAGTTAGGATGCCTCCCTCGCTTTATTCATGTGCTACTTTAGTGAATTTGATTCTCTACTGTGTTGTCTTTGATCATCCAAGATCAAAATCGGTTTCTTTACCTAGTGTGaagaaaatgtattttgaGGGGGTCAAGTTTGATGGTGATTCTGTTCTGGAGACTCTCATATCGCATAGTCCGGTTCTTGAGGAGTTAACCGTGATTCCGCATCCGGAGGATTATTTGGAAGTCATATGTGTTCGTTCTCAATCACTGGAGAGCTTTAGACTTGAGTCTAAGCGTTTTGAGTGTGACAATCCCAAAGTTGAAATCGATTCTCCAAGCCTTGAGTTTATGAGTATCTGTGATAAGAAACCTGAAAGCCTTAAAATACATAGAATTGGTCCTTTTGCGGAGGTAACCGTTGATGTTGAGTTTGATGTTGAGGATGATGATCCATTGGAGATATCTAAGATACGTAAGTTTCTCGTCGGGTTATCCACATTTCACGAACTGACCATCTCTGCTCGAACTCTAGAGGTACACATATGATTGGTGGATTAAATATAACATTAAGCTTGTACAATTTTGTATATGGTGTTgacttactttttttttggctataCACAGTCCATCCATGACTACTCCAAGGTGGGACCATTGCCTCCATTCTCTAACTTGTTTGGCTTGGATGCTTCGTTAGTCGAATCTTCTTGGGAAGTTTTACCAGCCTTTCTTAGTTGCTGCATGAATCTAGATTCGCTCGTCATAGTGAGTTTCATTTATTTGTCTATATTTCACGTAGTTACATTGAGATTCATATCCCAAGAAAACTTATCAAAAGTTTTATGTTACTAGGAACTTGACTGTGTTCCAGAGATGGAGGAGATTAAACTCTCACCAGTGCCTCAATGTGTCTTATCCTCTCTCGACTTTCTTCAGTTGAAGGCACCATCGACACCAAGTAAAATGAAACTTGCGACATATTTTAGGAAGAAGTGTACACGCTTGACGAAAATGCTTTTAAGTGGGCAGTAACATcatcaagaaaatgaaaaggattCCAAAGATATGCTGAAAGGTGTCAAGTTGTTATGTGTATAATGTCGTCTCTCCTAAATCAAGTTTACCTATCAACAgttaattatcaaataatcTATTGTAAgactttttagattttcttgttAGACATGGCTTTatgttttctagtttttttttatggatgTTCTTTAGTAAATTTCTatctcttaaaacaaaattgaaattctaTGTTGCAACTATATGTAGGattgattataaatttttatattctttcaTTGATTCTTACTCGTAAACTATATTGCAATGAGTAAACTTAAAAGTGAAGTATCTTGGACTTCATCCATGTTGTTACGGGTTGGATTCAACGTCAAAGTTTCGTTGAAAGTTTGTTGCTAtagttttctatatatatatcacatgcATTGTAATTAGGTTGCTATAGTGTACAATACAtgtaaaatatacaaaactaTAGCAACAAAGTTTTAGATACTTAATTGCTTCCTTTAATCTCAAACCATTTGGTTGAATCTATCAAGTACACAGGACATATGCTCATTCAAATTGGGTAACTAAGAGCACCCCCAACGCTGGACTCTATGAAAATCCcttaaaaacatacaaataataatattttaatcttaTTAGGGCTTCTGTATAATTTGACCAATAATAAAAAcacatgtatataattttctcGAGACTGTCCCTTAAATAAAGAATTTTAGggcctctctctcttcttacacttaccttttaattatttttcattctttttatCATTAGAAATTTTGTTAAGGGACCACCGTTGGTGGTCCTCTAATCACGCATGGAGTCTAGACGAAATAAGAAACGCATTAATaagacatatattattttttggtgaaaGTATAatgtagacaaaaaaaaaagataaagcttttgttttcttagacaTAACCCAAAGAACATACCATATATATAGCAGAATTAGATTAAAAACAGTCagatcagaaaacaaaacaatctgAATAGCTAATTGCACAAaaagctagggttttgttAAGGATTTTCCGAGTTTAATACCGGGAACTGATCCTCGTGAATTGTCGAGATAGCGCttaatgttttgtaaatatttaatattaaccCCAAATATTCGATTTTGACCAATTTATACCCCATCGAGATATTTCTACTGCTGACTTTTTAGTGTTTTGTATTTGACCTCGTTTGATGGACGAACCGGAATATAATTGTGTTGGTTGGTCAACCATTTGTTTTTAGCATTTTCTGGTCTTTAATTAATCGCTAAGTAATCTAATTCTggattaagaagaaaaaaaaacttcaaaagagACGCTTTTATACAACGCTTTGAGCATTACTTGGCCCTCTCAAAAGAATACACAGACCAGTCTTCGTGTGCTCGTAATTGGCGATTCTCAAATTCGATCTCCGTACAAACAATGGCCGAAACCTCGAAGCAAGTCAACGGCGACGATGCCCAGGATCTTCACtcgcttctttcttctccggcGAGGGATTTCCTCGTTCGTAATGACGGCGAACAGGTAAAATAGTTTTTGACGTGATTTTGAGTTTATGGTCTTCGATCGCAACTTCTTCTGATCTTCGATAACGATCCTGTGATTGTCTCGCGATTCTTTGAACCGACTCTTCTGGTTTACAGAATATAGATAGCTTCGTGTAGTTGATTGATTTGCTATAGATGACTTTAATCGATTGCTTTCAAGTGTTAAGATTCATTCAGTGCTTGGTCCTTTATTGATTTGGCTTGTGTCTATTTCACATGGCTTATGTTGTTTGGGTagagtttaattttttatgcATTTTTATGATGTTTAGGTGAAAGTTGACAGCTTGTTAGGGAAGAAGATTGGATTGTATTTTTCAGCTGCTTGGTGTGGACCGTGTCAGCGGTTTACTCCACAGCTGGTGGAAGTCTACAACGAGCTCTCTTCGAAAGTTGGTTTTGAGATTGTGTTTGTGTCAGGTGATGAGGATGAAGAGTCATTTGGAGATTATTTCAGAAAGATGCCCTGGCTCGCTGTTCCGTTTACTGATTCGGAAACCCGTGACCGTTTGGATGAGTTGTTTAAGGTTAGGGGAATACCTAACCTAGTGATGGTTGATGATCATGGTAAACTTGTGAATGAGAATGGTGTTGGGGTCATACGAAGCTATGGAGCTGATGCTTATCCTTTCACACCAGAGAAAATGAAGGAGATCAAAGAGGATGAAGATAGAGCTCGGAGAGGACAGACCTTAAGATCTGTCTTGGTGACTCCTTCACGAGACTTTGTGATTTCGCCTGACGGAAACAAGGTGCACATTAATAGCTTGTGAGATCAGATTCTTTTTCGTCAATAGGAAGATTATATCTATACAAGACTCTTGCATTAGTTAGTTATTACGGAcctgtttctcttttgttgacTTAATGAGACCGATCAATTGCATATTCATTAGGTACCCGTATCAGAGCTTGAGGGAAAAACCATtggccttctcttctctgtggCCTCTTACAGGAAATGCACAGAGCTTACTCCAAAGCTTGTTGAGTTTTATACGAAGCTGAAGGAGAATAAGGAGGATTTTGAGATTGTGTTGATATctcttgaagatgatgaggagTCTTTTAATCAAGACTTCAAGACCAAGCCATGGCTAGCATTGCCGTTCAACGACAAAAGTGGATCAAAATTGGCTCGGCATTTCATGCTGTCAACACTACCGACACTGGTCATTCTCGGCCCTGATGGAAAAACCCGTCACTCGAATGTCGCTGAAGCTATTGATGACTATGGAGTTCTTGCGTATCCTTTCACTCCAGAGAAGTTTCAAGAACTCAAGGAGCTAGAAAAGGCAAAGGTAGAGGCTCAAACGCTCGAGTCACTTCTTGTCTCAGGTGATCTCAACTACGTTCTCGGAAAAGATGGGGCAAAGGTATAGCTCTCGATACCCTCTTCATTTTCTAAACACTGTTCTTCAAGGCTGATCTGAACCAACCTGTAAAAATTTGGCTTTCTTTGTTAGGTGCTTGTTTCGGATCTGGTGGGGAAGACTATTCTTATGTACTTCTCAGCTCACTGGTGTCCTCCTTGTCGCGCTTTTACACCAAAGCTTGTTGAAGTATACAAGCAGATAAAGGAGCGGAATGAAGCGTTTGAATTGATCTTCATCTCCAGTGACCGTGACCAGGAATCATTCGATGAGTACTATTCGCAAATGCCGTGGCTGGCTCTTCCATTTGGTGATCCTAGGAAAGCATCCTTGGCAAAAACCTTTAAGGTTGGTGGGATCCCAATGCTAGCAGCTCTGGGACCAACTGGGCAAACCGTAACAAAAGAAGCAAGGGACCTTGTCGTAGCCCATGGAGCCGATGCTTACCCTTTTACTGAGGAACGTTTGAAGGAGATTGAAGCTAAGTACGATGAGATAGCAAAAGATTGGCCTAAGAAGGTGAAACATGTTCTCCATGAAGAACATGAGCTAGAACTAACTCGTGTTCAGGTTTACACATGCGATAAGTGTGAGGAAGAAGGGACAATATGGTCTTACCATTGCGACGAATGCGACTTTGATCTTCACGCCAAGTGTGCTTTAAACGAGGACACAAAAGAAAACGGCGATGAGGCTGTGAAAGTTGGTGGCGACGAGTCCAAAGATGGTTGGGTTTGTGAAGGAAACGTATGCACCAAGGCCTGATAGGTAGCTTCAGGCACAGTTATGTCACTATGTGTATGCAAAGCTATTTCCTTTCTTTGTATAATTGCTAAGAGTGAGAATGTGTGGTTACAATCTGATATCTGATTAAGACCTTGGAGATAAACTCTGTTAATctaaagtaataataaaagaatctTCTTATTTAACTTTGATCTTGtatcaacaaattttatattccAACAGGAGTTGTATGAAACAATACATTGGCACACTCTATGTATATATCAAGAGATACAGAGAGAGAGCATTCTGCTCTCAGATGAAATTTTCGTCTTCCTGGTTCCAGTGGCTAACACCTATGCAGAGGAAGCTAAAGGTGGCGATTCTCATGATCTCCAGTGGCTTTGGATTCCCTCATTCGTAATGGGCAGCAAGCAAGGAAGAATAACCAGCTGctaaattatgaaaaaatcagatcaaaagaaaaacattttaagcTTGAAATGTAGAACTGTTTGAGATGGATCTAAGATCACGTGGGATTTTGGATCCAGTAAACTAAAGTGATACTTACCAgtgattctctgttttatcatAGGACGACCACGTTCATGAATTTCCTCTTGGCGAATGCAAGCCACCATTTATTTGGTGTCCCGTTGGCTCTATATGCTACACTCAGTAACCTCCCACTTGTCTCCTCTCGAACCTGCTTAAGATAGTTCCTGAAAAGCTCTGACATTTGAAGCCAAACAGAACACAAGGCTAAGGACCAAgtaactgaaagaaaaatcaataagaGTTGTTTAGACATGTATATATACCTGCTTCGTCCTGGGACTGCGGAAGCGAAAAGAGACCTGGGAAAGGAAAGCCAGTTTCTCCAGGAACAGGAATATCTTCTAAACCCAAGTTGATAATCGCTTTAGTTCCAACAGCCAATGTTCTACAGCCTTCAAGCCTCTTTAACGCCACATTTATATAAAACGTCAAGTAAATAAGGAGCTTATCAGCAGGACTTTTGATATCAAAGTTTGTGAAGAAGACATTAGCACGAAAGAAGGTGATTGCCTCGTCTACTATATCAGTTTTATCTGCATATAAAACCAACAATTTACAAAAGCTTTCGATCGcacaattgaaaaaaatcacatgttttgattaattacCTTGTTCTGAAACAGGTGCAGGACCTTTTATATGACTCTTGAGAGGAAGCAATGGACAACCACATGCCTTTGTTACTCCTTCTTCATCCACAAAACTCGAGTGATAAACCTGATCAGAGCATTTAATCACAAGgattaaggaaacaaaatgagCATCGCAGAGTTAAATACTCCATGGAACCAAATCAAAGTGAAACAAgctcaataaataaaaaaaatctcatcgAAGATCTAATCTAATTTCATTAGTTACAAAATGAAATGCGATTAATGCTAAttgaaagataagaaaatggtGATCCGTACCATTTTGTGCCGAATTTGAACAATGAAGCGATAtcaggaaggagaagaatcgAATCGAAGGTAGATCTGCTGCAATTAAGATCTTGGATATATAAGAATCAGAATTTAGGTGAACGATTGATTCTatagatgaagaaagaaaaagtttttacCTAAACGAGATCAGATCAATTTCAACTTCTTTAGCGTCTACGAAAGAGGAAAGACTGCGTAAAGTTCACACGGTGAAGAATCCTTCGTGATGTTGCGGCGGTCGGAGATTGTCTTATTGGGAAGCTTAATCGCCggctgaagaagaaattgaaatggAAAATCGACGAAGTAGGAAAAAGGAatgaagaacagaagaagaagaagacagagaggTATGGATGACACGTGTAAGACTCCATGAATGTGGTACATTGCTTCGTACCGGGAGTAACCAATGTTAAATCCGGCTTAGctttgatttttgagtttctcggtttttttatttgaaatttggtttcttatcGACCACTGGAATTAGGTacatcaaaaaccaaataatgATGTGGTTCATTCTTCGGTTCAGTTTCGGGTTACATCAAAGTGGTTTGACCGGATTAAACATTGATCTtcaatcaacaacaacaacaaaatgtcCATATAAGTGTCAAGTTTCTGTTATTTCTGCTGAATGGATAAAAACTTGTTACATAAGCAATATACAAAACTTAGTAAACAAAGGCTAAACAGAAATGCACAAATACTTGCAATGCACCGGACTAAACCGAGATTTAAAGAAGCTCTAGTGAGATTTAATAAGTGTGTTTGATTCTTTGTGTGATATATAGTACAAGTTACATTGGTCATACATGAATATTAATACGTGAATCATCTTACATAAATGTGTCTAACATTCAACAAACTAGTAATGAGCAGCTCTTGACTCAAACAGTTGATTAAACATATTTCTACACTGAATTGATAATAATACAACTGGTGATAACTAAACTAAATTGATGCTACATTCTATGGTCTCGCTTTCGTTTAAATTTGAAGTTACTGGGATGTGCCGAAAGTTATGACCTGAACAGTTGAGAATTGCTCTTTGCACAGTGTGATGATGCGGTTTTAAATCGTTATGGCTCTGGTCATTGTAGCTCGTGAAAGCGCCTAATGCTCCAAGAAACCCTTCATGTCGTAAAAACATTGCCTTTGCCTCACCTCTCGACCTGAAATGAGAAGGAAAAATGAGAAAGTTCGATAAAGATTTTGTGGACATACATGAGTTTAAGATATGGAGGGATTTGATTAAGTAGTTTCGGTTTTGGATTTACCAAAAGTGAACAGCAACGGAGATTGTGTCCATGGTGTACTCAAGCCCACGGATGAAAAATCCACCAAAGAAAATACGCTTAAGACCGAATCTGAGAGCATTCAAATAAGCAATCTGGAGGGAGAGTAGAAAACGTTACAATTCGATCAGAATATCATCAGCttcaaattatgttttaaaatggCATTAAAATGTTCAGAGGAACTGACCTGACCGATGTTATTTGATATCATTCTTAGAAGGGACCTTGCCACATCTTCTGGCTGGTAATCTTCAAGTTCTTTACCATCAGAAATCGCTTTCCCAAAGCTGGAAGCGATAGCTGTTGAGGAGAGACCAATCTATCAAAAAAGAATGAACAAAAGGTTATATTAACATATGAATCTAATCTAAAAGTCTTCAGACATGTTTAAGCAAAACCAGGATCAATCAATTACCTTTGAATAATCTGTTCCACCGTAGATATCCCCCACAAGCATGTCAATTACTCTGTTATTTCCATGGTGGCTTAACTCTAGCAGCTCatcaaaactgaaattaagaaatattagTTGTTACTCAGGCAAGGAGGAAACTTACATTAATAGACTTAACTAAGAAGTCACCTCTTGCATTTTGTTAAAAGCTTCCCAAGACCTAAAAATGTGCCTCCGCCAAGGCTTGTTCCACTTATCCTCTCATATTTTCCATCTCCATCGACCTATATAAGAACGAGTTTGAGTAAGCAACATCGCTGGTGTAgtagcaaacaaaaacagagagatcagagaaaccaaaaccagaatGAACCTTGATCATGCTAACGCCAGAACCGATGTTGACTAGTAGATATGGATACAAATCATTATGGTCGATCTCGACAAACTTCTTTTGGCCATCTAAGTAGGTAAAAGCTTCCCTTGGGACAGTCTGCAATCATGCAATAATCTattgttaatttaaaatgGCAGAAATAAGAAGTTTATCAAA
This sequence is a window from Arabidopsis thaliana chromosome 1 sequence. Protein-coding genes within it:
- the PANK1 gene encoding pantothenate kinase 1 (pantothenate kinase 1 (PANK1); FUNCTIONS IN: pantothenate kinase activity; INVOLVED IN: acetyl-CoA biosynthetic process, coenzyme A biosynthetic process; LOCATED IN: cellular_component unknown; EXPRESSED IN: 25 plant structures; EXPRESSED DURING: 16 growth stages; CONTAINS InterPro DOMAIN/s: Fumble (InterPro:IPR011602), Eukaryotic pantothenate kinase (InterPro:IPR004567); BEST Arabidopsis thaliana protein match is: pantothenate kinase 2 (TAIR:AT4G32180.3); Has 1272 Blast hits to 1253 proteins in 425 species: Archae - 2; Bacteria - 436; Metazoa - 318; Fungi - 143; Plants - 93; Viruses - 0; Other Eukaryotes - 280 (source: NCBI BLink).); translation: MDPTQISHLALDIGGTLIKLVYFSANGDYSEESRNGCSVVKGRLCFAKFETRKIDDCLEFIRFNILHHSGVQQPNGEGHDKLYVKATGGGAFKFADLFKEKLGILFDKEDEMCSLVGGVNFLLKTVPREAFTYLDGQKKFVEIDHNDLYPYLLVNIGSGVSMIKVDGDGKYERISGTSLGGGTFLGLGKLLTKCKSFDELLELSHHGNNRVIDMLVGDIYGGTDYSKIGLSSTAIASSFGKAISDGKELEDYQPEDVARSLLRMISNNIGQIAYLNALRFGLKRIFFGGFFIRGLEYTMDTISVAVHFWSRGEAKAMFLRHEGFLGALGAFTSYNDQSHNDLKPHHHTVQRAILNCSGHNFRHIPVTSNLNESETIECSINLV
- the PANK1 gene encoding pantothenate kinase 1, which produces MVWYIIPKATGGGAFKFADLFKEKLGILFDKEDEMCSLVGGVNFLLKTVPREAFTYLDGQKKFVEIDHNDLYPYLLVNIGSGVSMIKVDGDGKYERISGTSLGGGTFLGLGKLLTKCKSFDELLELSHHGNNRVIDMLVGDIYGGTDYSKIGLSSTAIASSFGKAISDGKELEDYQPEDVARSLLRMISNNIGQIAYLNALRFGLKRIFFGGFFIRGLEYTMDTISVAVHFWSRGEAKAMFLRHEGFLGALGAFTSYNDQSHNDLKPHHHTVQRAILNCSGHNFRHIPVTSNLNESETIECSINLV
- the PANK1 gene encoding pantothenate kinase 1, which produces MDPTQISHLALDIGGTLIKLVYFSANGDYSEESRNGCSVVKGRLCFAKFETRKIDDCLEFIRFNILHHSGVQQPNGEGHDKLYVKTVPREAFTYLDGQKKFVEIDHNDLYPYLLVNIGSGVSMIKVDGDGKYERISGTSLGGGTFLGLGKLLTKCKSFDELLELSHHGNNRVIDMLVGDIYGGTDYSKIGLSSTAIASSFGKAISDGKELEDYQPEDVARSLLRMISNNIGQIAYLNALRFGLKRIFFGGFFIRGLEYTMDTISVAVHFWSRGEAKAMFLRHEGFLGALGAFTSYNDQSHNDLKPHHHTVQRAILNCSGHNFRHIPVTSNLNESETIECSINLV